The Pungitius pungitius chromosome 10, fPunPun2.1, whole genome shotgun sequence genome has a window encoding:
- the ift88 gene encoding intraflagellar transport protein 88 homolog isoform X6, which yields MTAVRAAGYTSVTRGSTFDPLGQSRGSAAPLEAKNEDTPDEKIKVLEKKVNELIEESCMAHSTGASQLALEKAKEAGRKERALVRQREQSGNADHINLDLTYSVLLNLANQYANNEMFPEALNSYQVIVKNKMFSNAGRLKVNMANIYVRQKNYPKAIKFYHMALDQISNAHNEMRIKIMQNIGGVFVRMGQYSDAITSYEQIMSESPNVKTGFNLILCYYAIGDRERMKKAFQKLISVPLGVDDEDKYIPSSDDGDSGMVIEAIKNDKLHQMERDLKVLAEKYIMTAAKLIAPAIETSFATGFDWCVDMVKSSQYVELANDLEINKAITYLRQKDFNQAVETLKTFEKKDSRVKSAAATNLSFLYFLEKDYEQADRYADLAMTADRYNPAALINKGNTVFVKQDHEKAAEFYKEALRNDSSCTEAIYNLGLTYRRLNRLEEALDCFLKLHAILRNSAQVMYQLCSLYELLEDPQQAIEWLTQVLSVTHTDPRALAKLGELYDGEGDKSQALQYYYESFRYYPSNIDVIEWLGAYYIETHFCEKAIQYFERATLIQPTQVKWQLMVASCYRRSGNYQKALETYKDIHRKFPENVECLRFLVRLCTDMGLKDVQEYATKLKKAEKMKEIREQRVKAGREGSARSRREGREGSAGVSATAPASPRKAGVTEVDVKAVAEGRDSGHSSTKGERLSARMRSLPGSNEPYEASSPKELDASYVDPLGPQMERPKTGAKKRVEDDDFTDEELGDDLLPE from the exons ATGACTGCTGTCAGGGCGGCTGGTTACACCTCCGTGACCCGGG GCTCCACCTTTGACCCTCTGGGCCAGTCCAGAGGTTCTGCAGCTCCACTTGAAGCAAAAAATGAGGACAC TCCAGATGAGAAGATCAAGGTTCTGGAGAAGAAAGTGAACGAGCTGATAGAAGAGAGCTGCATGGCTCACAGCACTGGAGCCTCACAGCTG GCCCTTGAGAAGGCCAAAGAGGCAGGGAGGAAGGAGCGAGCCCTGGTGAGGCAGAGGGAGCAGTCTGGCAACGCGGACCACATCAATCTCGACCTCACCTACTCC GTTTTGCTCAACCTTGCCAACCAGTATGCGAACAACGAGATGTTTCCAGAGGCCTTGAACAGCTACCAGGTCATCGTGAAGAACAAGATGTTTAGTAACGCAG GCCGCCTGAAGGTCAACATGGCCAACATCTACGTCCGACAGAAGAACTACCCGAAGGCCATCAAGTTCTACCACATGGCCCTGGATCAGATCTCCAACGCCCACAATGAGATGAGGATCAAGATCATGCAGAACATCGGCGGGGTCTTTGTGCGCATGGGCCAGTACTCGGACGCCATCACGTCCTACGAGCAGATCATGAGCGAGAGCCCCAACGTCAAGACGGGCTTCAACCTCATCCTGTGCTACTACGCCATCGGGGACCGCGAGAGGATGAAGAAGGCCTTCCAGAAGCTCATCTCCGTCCCCCTGGGTGTGGACGACGAGGACAAGTACATCCCGTCCAGC GACGACGGCGACTCCGGGATGGTCATCGAGGCCATCAAGAACGACAAACTCCACCAGATGGAACGAGACCT AAAGGTCCTGGCTGAGAAGTACATCATGACGGCAGCCAAGCTCATCGCTCCGGCCATCGAGACTTCTTTTGCCACCGGATTCGACTG GTGCGTCGACATGGTGAAGAGTTCTCAGTACGTCGAGCTGGCCAACGATCTGGAGATAAACAAAGCCATCACCTACCTGCGGCAGAAGGACTTCAACCAG GCCGTGGAGACGCTGAAGACCTTTGAGAAGAAGGACAGCCGAGTGAAGAGCGCCGCCGCCACCAACCTCTCCTTCCTCTATTTCCTG GAGAAGGACTACGAACAGGCCGACCGCTACGCCGACCTCGCCATGACCGCCGACCGCTACAACCCGGCGGCGCTCATCAACAAAGGCAACACGGTGTTCGTCAAGCAGGACCACGAGAAGGCCGCCGAGTTCTACAAGGAGGCCCTGAGGAACGACTCCTCCTGCACCGAGGCCATCTACAACCTGG GTCTGACCTACAGGAGACTGAATCGTCTGGAGGAAGCTCTGGACTGCTTCCTGAAGCTCCACGCCATCCTGAGAAACAGCGCCCAGGTCATGTACCAGCTGTGCAGCCT GTATGAGCTCCTGGAGGATCCCCAGCAGGCCATCGAGTGGCTGACGCAGGTCTTGAGTGTGACCCACACCGACCCGCGGGCACTGGCCAAACTGGGAGAGCTGTACGACGGCGAGGGGGACAAGTCGCAGGCGCTCCAGTACTACTACGAG TCCTTCAGGTACTACCCCTCCAACATCGACGTGATCGAGTGGCTCGGGGCGTACTACATCGAGACGCACTTCTGCGAGAAGGCCATTCAGTACTTTGAGAGAGCCACGCTGATACA ACCCACACAGGTGAAGTGGCAGCTCATGGTGGCGAGCTGCTACAGAAGAAGTG GAAACTACCAGAAAGCTCTGGAAACGTACAAAGACATTCACCGCAAGTTTCCAGAGAATGTGGAAT GCCTGCGGTTCCTGGTGAGGCTGTGCACCGACATGGGGCTGAAGGACGTGCAGGAGTACGCCACCAAGCTGAAGAAAgcagagaagatgaaggagatcAGAGAACAG CGCGTCAAGGCGGGGCGCGAGGGCAGCGCCCGCAGCCGGCGGGAAGGACGAGAGGGCAGCGCTG GCGTCTCCGCGACGGCGCCCGCCTCCCCCAGGAAGGCCGGCGTTACGG AGGTGGATGTTAAAGCAG TCGCTGAGGGGAGAG acaGCGGCCACAGCAGCACCAAAGGAGAGCGGCTGAGCGCCAggatgaggtcacttcctggttCCAACGAGCCCTACGAGGCCAGCAGCCCCAAAGAACTAG ATGCGTCCTACGTGGACCCCCTGGGGCCTCAGATGGAGAGACCAAAGACGGGGGCCAAGAAGCGGGTGGAGGACGACGACTTCACCGACGAGGAGCTGGGAGACGACCTGCTGCCGGAGTAG
- the ift88 gene encoding intraflagellar transport protein 88 homolog isoform X1, producing the protein MSVSLHHHAIEREMENVHLAVEEEDLYSGYNDYNPTFDSEELENDVGFQQAVRTSHGRRPPMTAKFPGTAIGARTLATSFGARVPVASSMGRPMTGAVQDGAARPMTAVRAAGYTSVTRGSTFDPLGQSRGSAAPLEAKNEDTPDEKIKVLEKKVNELIEESCMAHSTGASQLALEKAKEAGRKERALVRQREQSGNADHINLDLTYSVLLNLANQYANNEMFPEALNSYQVIVKNKMFSNAGRLKVNMANIYVRQKNYPKAIKFYHMALDQISNAHNEMRIKIMQNIGGVFVRMGQYSDAITSYEQIMSESPNVKTGFNLILCYYAIGDRERMKKAFQKLISVPLGVDDEDKYIPSSDDGDSGMVIEAIKNDKLHQMERDLKVLAEKYIMTAAKLIAPAIETSFATGFDWCVDMVKSSQYVELANDLEINKAITYLRQKDFNQAVETLKTFEKKDSRVKSAAATNLSFLYFLEKDYEQADRYADLAMTADRYNPAALINKGNTVFVKQDHEKAAEFYKEALRNDSSCTEAIYNLGLTYRRLNRLEEALDCFLKLHAILRNSAQVMYQLCSLYELLEDPQQAIEWLTQVLSVTHTDPRALAKLGELYDGEGDKSQALQYYYESFRYYPSNIDVIEWLGAYYIETHFCEKAIQYFERATLIQPTQVKWQLMVASCYRRSGNYQKALETYKDIHRKFPENVECLRFLVRLCTDMGLKDVQEYATKLKKAEKMKEIREQRVKAGREGSARSRREGREGSAGVSATAPASPRKAGVTEVDVKAVAEGRDSGHSSTKGERLSARMRSLPGSNEPYEASSPKELDASYVDPLGPQMERPKTGAKKRVEDDDFTDEELGDDLLPE; encoded by the exons ATGAGCGTGTCGTTGCACCACCACGccatagagagagagatggaaaacGTTCAcctggcggtggaggaggaggatcttTACTCCGGTTACAACGACTATAATCCCACATTTGACTCCGAG GAGTTGGAGAATGATGTCGGCTTCCAGCAAGCAGTGAGGACAAGTCATGGAAGAAGACCTCCG ATGACTGCCAAATTTCCTGGCACTGCCATTGGAGCTCGGACTTTAGCTACTTCCTTTGGA GCTCGGGTCCCCGTGGCCTCTTCGATGGGCCGACCCATGACTGGCGCTGTGCAG GATGGGGCTGCCCGACCGATGACTGCTGTCAGGGCGGCTGGTTACACCTCCGTGACCCGGG GCTCCACCTTTGACCCTCTGGGCCAGTCCAGAGGTTCTGCAGCTCCACTTGAAGCAAAAAATGAGGACAC TCCAGATGAGAAGATCAAGGTTCTGGAGAAGAAAGTGAACGAGCTGATAGAAGAGAGCTGCATGGCTCACAGCACTGGAGCCTCACAGCTG GCCCTTGAGAAGGCCAAAGAGGCAGGGAGGAAGGAGCGAGCCCTGGTGAGGCAGAGGGAGCAGTCTGGCAACGCGGACCACATCAATCTCGACCTCACCTACTCC GTTTTGCTCAACCTTGCCAACCAGTATGCGAACAACGAGATGTTTCCAGAGGCCTTGAACAGCTACCAGGTCATCGTGAAGAACAAGATGTTTAGTAACGCAG GCCGCCTGAAGGTCAACATGGCCAACATCTACGTCCGACAGAAGAACTACCCGAAGGCCATCAAGTTCTACCACATGGCCCTGGATCAGATCTCCAACGCCCACAATGAGATGAGGATCAAGATCATGCAGAACATCGGCGGGGTCTTTGTGCGCATGGGCCAGTACTCGGACGCCATCACGTCCTACGAGCAGATCATGAGCGAGAGCCCCAACGTCAAGACGGGCTTCAACCTCATCCTGTGCTACTACGCCATCGGGGACCGCGAGAGGATGAAGAAGGCCTTCCAGAAGCTCATCTCCGTCCCCCTGGGTGTGGACGACGAGGACAAGTACATCCCGTCCAGC GACGACGGCGACTCCGGGATGGTCATCGAGGCCATCAAGAACGACAAACTCCACCAGATGGAACGAGACCT AAAGGTCCTGGCTGAGAAGTACATCATGACGGCAGCCAAGCTCATCGCTCCGGCCATCGAGACTTCTTTTGCCACCGGATTCGACTG GTGCGTCGACATGGTGAAGAGTTCTCAGTACGTCGAGCTGGCCAACGATCTGGAGATAAACAAAGCCATCACCTACCTGCGGCAGAAGGACTTCAACCAG GCCGTGGAGACGCTGAAGACCTTTGAGAAGAAGGACAGCCGAGTGAAGAGCGCCGCCGCCACCAACCTCTCCTTCCTCTATTTCCTG GAGAAGGACTACGAACAGGCCGACCGCTACGCCGACCTCGCCATGACCGCCGACCGCTACAACCCGGCGGCGCTCATCAACAAAGGCAACACGGTGTTCGTCAAGCAGGACCACGAGAAGGCCGCCGAGTTCTACAAGGAGGCCCTGAGGAACGACTCCTCCTGCACCGAGGCCATCTACAACCTGG GTCTGACCTACAGGAGACTGAATCGTCTGGAGGAAGCTCTGGACTGCTTCCTGAAGCTCCACGCCATCCTGAGAAACAGCGCCCAGGTCATGTACCAGCTGTGCAGCCT GTATGAGCTCCTGGAGGATCCCCAGCAGGCCATCGAGTGGCTGACGCAGGTCTTGAGTGTGACCCACACCGACCCGCGGGCACTGGCCAAACTGGGAGAGCTGTACGACGGCGAGGGGGACAAGTCGCAGGCGCTCCAGTACTACTACGAG TCCTTCAGGTACTACCCCTCCAACATCGACGTGATCGAGTGGCTCGGGGCGTACTACATCGAGACGCACTTCTGCGAGAAGGCCATTCAGTACTTTGAGAGAGCCACGCTGATACA ACCCACACAGGTGAAGTGGCAGCTCATGGTGGCGAGCTGCTACAGAAGAAGTG GAAACTACCAGAAAGCTCTGGAAACGTACAAAGACATTCACCGCAAGTTTCCAGAGAATGTGGAAT GCCTGCGGTTCCTGGTGAGGCTGTGCACCGACATGGGGCTGAAGGACGTGCAGGAGTACGCCACCAAGCTGAAGAAAgcagagaagatgaaggagatcAGAGAACAG CGCGTCAAGGCGGGGCGCGAGGGCAGCGCCCGCAGCCGGCGGGAAGGACGAGAGGGCAGCGCTG GCGTCTCCGCGACGGCGCCCGCCTCCCCCAGGAAGGCCGGCGTTACGG AGGTGGATGTTAAAGCAG TCGCTGAGGGGAGAG acaGCGGCCACAGCAGCACCAAAGGAGAGCGGCTGAGCGCCAggatgaggtcacttcctggttCCAACGAGCCCTACGAGGCCAGCAGCCCCAAAGAACTAG ATGCGTCCTACGTGGACCCCCTGGGGCCTCAGATGGAGAGACCAAAGACGGGGGCCAAGAAGCGGGTGGAGGACGACGACTTCACCGACGAGGAGCTGGGAGACGACCTGCTGCCGGAGTAG